A single region of the Pseudalkalibacillus berkeleyi genome encodes:
- a CDS encoding ABC transporter permease subunit produces the protein MNMSLYRTMMKSNMKSFINFGLGSAVYVTLMTSLFPMIADNMEEINSMTELFPEALMRAMGLESFSSYGQFISAEYYGLFFIFILGVFAVMTAVQLLAKLVDRGSMAYLLSTKVSRANVAFTQAMVLITGLAIIILMTIAGGLLAGGWLIDEQYSIEIGNFLQINVLGFLLFFAVGGYSFLISSMFNDEKRAFAVAGALTFVFYGLDMAGKIVLDVDWLRNFSIFSLYEPGKIASGDANLWFSTLILTSIGVVSFLLAVLVFKRRNLPL, from the coding sequence ATGAACATGTCCTTGTACAGAACAATGATGAAATCCAATATGAAAAGCTTCATCAACTTCGGACTTGGTTCAGCAGTTTATGTGACATTAATGACCTCCTTATTTCCGATGATTGCGGATAATATGGAAGAAATCAATAGCATGACCGAGCTGTTTCCAGAAGCTCTTATGCGAGCAATGGGTTTAGAATCATTTAGTTCCTATGGTCAATTTATTTCTGCTGAATACTACGGGCTTTTCTTCATATTCATCCTAGGTGTTTTTGCAGTTATGACCGCCGTTCAGTTGTTGGCAAAACTTGTGGATCGAGGGTCGATGGCCTACCTCCTTTCTACAAAAGTTTCTCGTGCCAACGTTGCCTTTACTCAAGCTATGGTACTAATTACTGGTTTAGCAATCATTATTTTGATGACTATTGCCGGCGGTCTTCTTGCAGGGGGATGGCTGATCGATGAGCAATACTCAATTGAAATCGGAAATTTCCTACAGATTAATGTACTCGGATTCCTTTTATTCTTTGCAGTTGGTGGCTATTCGTTCTTGATTTCATCAATGTTTAATGATGAGAAACGAGCATTTGCTGTTGCTGGCGCATTGACGTTTGTCTTTTACGGTTTAGACATGGCTGGGAAAATTGTATTAGATGTTGATTGGTTACGAAACTTTTCTATATTTTCATTATATGAACCTGGGAAAATCGCAAGTGGTGACGCGAACCTTTGGTTTTCAACCTTAATATTAACAAGCATAGGAGTCGTTTCTTTCTTACTTGCAGTCTTAGTATTTAAACGACGAAATTTGCCACTATAA